Part of the Sulfurimonas sp. C5 genome, AAGTTTGTGATTATATCACTGTTTTTATTTATATTCTCTTATCAATAAAAATTATGATAGCAGTTTTTACAAATCTTCCCATTTTTGTACAAAGTCGTTGATCTCTTCGTTTGCTTTTTTAAATCTTGCCGTTTTTGCAATTAATAATAATTTTTCTGCCGCAGTTTTGAGATCATCATTAACAAGAAGGTATTCATACTCGCTTACACGTTGAATCTCTTTTTTTGCCATTTTAATACGACGCTCAATCACATCTTCATCATCAGTAGAACGGTTGCGAAGTCTTGTTTCTAGTTCAGTTAAACTAGGTGGTGTAATAAATACGGAAGTGGTAATGTCACCTAAACGGTTGTTGATAGCCGTATTTCCCTGTACGTCAATATCGAAAATCACAAGTTTTCCTTCTGATAATGCTTTTTTTACAGGCTTGATTGAAGTTCCGTAATAATTCCCGTGCACCACCGCGTATTCCAGGAAAAGGTCCTCTTCTATATCTTTTTTGAACTCTTCTTCACTTACGAAATGATAGTGTACACCATCCACTTCCCCTTGTCTCATAGGACGTGTTGTCGTTGAGATTGAAAAATAACAATTTCCAAGTTCATCAAAGATCTCATTTATCAAAGAACTTTTTCCTGCCCCGCTTGGGCCAGAAAGTACTAATACTGCACCGTTTATACTACTCATTT contains:
- the gmk gene encoding guanylate kinase — encoded protein: MSSINGAVLVLSGPSGAGKSSLINEIFDELGNCYFSISTTTRPMRQGEVDGVHYHFVSEEEFKKDIEEDLFLEYAVVHGNYYGTSIKPVKKALSEGKLVIFDIDVQGNTAINNRLGDITTSVFITPPSLTELETRLRNRSTDDEDVIERRIKMAKKEIQRVSEYEYLLVNDDLKTAAEKLLLIAKTARFKKANEEINDFVQKWEDL